From the Betaproteobacteria bacterium genome, one window contains:
- the lepA gene encoding elongation factor 4 — MQHIRNFSIIAHIDHGKSTLADRFIQFCGGLSNREMSEQVLDSMDLERERGITIKAQTAALRYRALDGQEYLLNLIDTPGHVDFSYEVSRSLAACEGALLVVDASQGVEAQTVANCYTAIEQGVEVVPVLNKIDLPSAEPERVMTEIEDIVGIPAQDAVRASAKTGLGVQDILEAVIARIPPPKGDPEAPLKALVIDSWFDNYVGVIMLVRVVDGTLEPKEKLLLMSSGASYLCEQVGVFTPKSRAVERLSAGEVGFVIAGIKELKDARVGDTITKVQRPAVEALPGFKEIKPQVFAGLYPVESNEYEALRDALEKLHLNDSSLHYEPETSQALGFGFRCGFLGLLHMDIVQERLEREYGMNLITTAPTVIYEVLMRDGTVLEVENPSRLPDPSKIEEIREPIITATILAPQDYVGPVITLCMQKRGAQRNLQYSGRQVVLTYDLPLNEVVMDFFDKLKSVSRGYASLDYEFKEFRADDLVKLDILINSERVDALSLIVHRANSQYRGRELVSKMRELIPRQMFDIAVQAAIGSHIIARETVKALRKNVLAKCYGGDITRKKKLLEKQKEGKRRMKQVGNVEIPQEAFLAILQVGDK, encoded by the coding sequence ATGCAGCACATCCGCAACTTCTCCATCATCGCCCACATCGATCACGGCAAGTCGACGCTTGCGGATCGGTTCATCCAATTCTGCGGCGGCCTGTCCAACCGCGAGATGTCCGAGCAGGTTCTGGACTCCATGGATCTGGAGCGCGAGCGGGGCATCACGATCAAGGCCCAGACCGCCGCCCTGCGATATCGCGCCCTGGACGGGCAGGAATACCTCCTCAATCTCATCGACACTCCGGGACACGTGGATTTCTCCTACGAGGTGTCGCGTTCCCTGGCCGCCTGCGAGGGCGCGCTGCTGGTCGTGGACGCCTCACAGGGCGTGGAAGCCCAGACGGTCGCCAACTGCTACACGGCCATCGAGCAGGGCGTGGAGGTGGTGCCGGTACTGAACAAGATCGACCTGCCTTCCGCGGAGCCGGAGCGGGTGATGACCGAGATCGAGGACATCGTCGGCATTCCAGCCCAGGATGCGGTGCGGGCCAGCGCCAAGACCGGCCTGGGCGTACAGGACATCTTGGAAGCCGTCATCGCCCGCATCCCCCCGCCCAAGGGGGACCCCGAAGCGCCGCTCAAGGCGCTCGTCATCGACTCGTGGTTCGACAACTACGTGGGCGTCATCATGCTGGTCCGGGTGGTGGACGGCACCCTCGAACCGAAGGAAAAGCTGCTGCTCATGTCGAGCGGGGCCTCCTATCTGTGCGAGCAGGTCGGCGTGTTCACGCCCAAGTCGCGCGCCGTGGAACGCCTTTCCGCCGGCGAGGTGGGGTTCGTCATCGCGGGCATCAAGGAACTGAAGGACGCCCGCGTCGGCGACACCATCACCAAGGTGCAGCGGCCCGCCGTCGAGGCGCTGCCCGGCTTCAAGGAAATCAAGCCCCAGGTCTTCGCCGGTCTGTATCCGGTGGAGTCCAACGAGTACGAGGCCCTGCGCGACGCGCTGGAAAAGCTGCACCTCAACGATTCGTCGCTGCACTACGAACCGGAGACATCCCAGGCACTGGGCTTCGGATTCCGCTGCGGCTTCCTCGGCCTGTTGCACATGGACATCGTGCAGGAGCGCCTGGAGCGCGAATACGGCATGAACCTGATCACCACCGCTCCCACGGTGATCTACGAGGTGCTCATGCGCGACGGCACGGTGCTGGAGGTCGAGAATCCCTCCCGGCTCCCCGACCCGTCCAAGATCGAGGAGATCCGCGAACCCATCATCACGGCGACCATCCTGGCGCCGCAGGATTACGTCGGCCCCGTCATCACCCTCTGCATGCAGAAGCGGGGTGCCCAGCGCAATCTCCAGTATTCGGGACGCCAGGTCGTGCTCACCTACGACCTGCCCCTGAACGAGGTGGTGATGGACTTCTTCGACAAGCTGAAGTCCGTGAGCCGCGGCTACGCGTCGCTCGACTACGAGTTCAAGGAGTTCCGCGCCGACGACCTGGTCAAGCTCGACATCCTCATCAACAGCGAGCGCGTCGACGCCCTGTCGCTCATCGTGCACCGGGCCAATTCGCAGTACCGCGGCCGCGAACTGGTGTCGAAGATGCGCGAACTGATCCCGCGGCAGATGTTCGACATCGCGGTGCAGGCGGCCATCGGGTCGCACATCATCGCCCGCGAGACGGTCAAGGCGCTCCGCAAGAACGTGCTGGCCAAGTGCTACGGCGGCGACATCACCCGGAAGAAGAAGCTGCTTGAGAAGCAGAAGGAAGGCAAGCGGCGCATGAAGCAGGTGGGCAACGTCGAGATTCCCCAGGAAGCGTTCCTCGCCATTTTGCAGGTGGGCGACAAGTAG